TTCAGTAAAAAGAGATGTGAATCGCCTGCACCAAAGACCTCCAGAGGGTCTACCTGATCAATATGAAATACCTTCTCGCCCAGGGATGGCGGTTTTTATATAAATTTGAGCAACAAAATTAAGAATCCGCAGACAAAAAGCATTCGTATTTATTCACGAAAAACCAACAATGTCTATCATCACACTTACTACGGATCTGGGGCTTAAAGACCACTATGTTAGCGCGGTGAAGGGCAAAATACTGAGTGAATTACCCGAGGCAACGATCGTGGATATCTCCCACCAGATCACCCCCTTTAACATCATCCAGGCTGCATATGTACTCCGGAACGCCTGGCACCACTTTCCTGCCGGAACGGTGCATATTATGGGTGTGAATATGGAAACGGTGGATGATCTACGGGATATTCAGAGACCCTATATCGGCGTTTCCTGTGAAGGACATTACTTTATCGGGTACGACAGCGGGGTGTTCGGATTCATTTTCGATAAAGTTCCGGACCTCGTAGTCGAACTCTCGATCAAGGAGGAAACCCCACTGAAAACTTTCCCTCTCCGCGATGTATTTGTAAAAGGAGCTTGTCATCTTGCACGCGGAGGCACGCTGGAGGTGATTGGAAAACGGA
This is a stretch of genomic DNA from Bacteroidia bacterium. It encodes these proteins:
- a CDS encoding SAM-dependent chlorinase/fluorinase, which encodes MSIITLTTDLGLKDHYVSAVKGKILSELPEATIVDISHQITPFNIIQAAYVLRNAWHHFPAGTVHIMGVNMETVDDLRDIQRPYIGVSCEGHYFIGYDSGVFGFIFDKVPDLVVELSIKEETPLKTFPLRDVFVKGACHLARGGTLEVIGKRKDSMHTLPIGMPAVTDNSLRGMVIFIDSFSNVVYNITEKQFREVGKGRDFTIYFRSHRIQKISSNYRDVLAGEILALFNSSGHLEIAQNQGPIGKLQSVHLTDPLMIEFT